Below is a window of Streptomyces qaidamensis DNA.
GGCTCGGGCCACCATGACGACCGTACGCATCCCCGAAGACTGGCCCGCCACCGAGGAACAGGCCCGCGCCGTCCAGGACGCACTGCGCGAGCGCGTCATCCTCCACGAACCCGGACCGCCGCCCGGAACAGGCCGGGTGACCGGGGTCGACGTGGCGTACGACGACGAACGGGACGTCGTCGCCGCGGCGGCGGTCGTGCTGGACGCGTCGAGCCTCGAAGTCGTCACCGAGGCCACGGCCGTGGGCCGGGTCTCCTTCCCCTACGTGCCCGGGCTGCTCGCGTTCCGAGAGATCCCCACGGTCCTCGCCGCCCTCGACGCCCTGCCCTGCCCTCCCGGCCTGGTCGTCTGCGACGGCTACGGCCTCGCCCACCCCCGCCGCTTCGGCCTCGCCAGCCACCTCGGCGTCCTGACCGGCCTGCC
It encodes the following:
- a CDS encoding endonuclease V; the protein is MTTVRIPEDWPATEEQARAVQDALRERVILHEPGPPPGTGRVTGVDVAYDDERDVVAAAAVVLDASSLEVVTEATAVGRVSFPYVPGLLAFREIPTVLAALDALPCPPGLVVCDGYGLAHPRRFGLASHLGVLTGLPTIGVAKNPFAFTHDDPDTPRGSTSPLLAGSEEVGRALRTRDGVKPVFVSAGHRVTLDNACAHTLALTPEYRLPETTRRADALCRRALREAYPV